One Bombus huntii isolate Logan2020A chromosome 12, iyBomHunt1.1, whole genome shotgun sequence DNA segment encodes these proteins:
- the LOC126872144 gene encoding uncharacterized protein LOC126872144 produces MVDGYVSLLYSISDKPLEYWSKQQSQSGRIRKILDSDLLENVIEIQDFEQPHGYGTSIICPSDSSQFLNIELPVLVVVIKNLNLHCRLQVQVADNQNCQHHFQFTNAESEKQNSKGVICRVKVKFETGWNKLELDLSSLTQTAFKQQYAITQRIQICGNCRLRRVYFIDKHYEDQEICPKLYHKFLDSYMLKWGIRSVERSTQTNSKRTKNRVKGNNNIKISKHFSADNLSSGETSSAKNSNLRKITDEDFLRNLQIKTDIIINEFFDRQSTKPPRVLELKQNTTLKPYAFPTLTSKQKSFNIGISEDTLKKIGVLRTFTETYICNEDKRKETNVLKIIRDNWKHRYLFPQEESLPNNGLSEQNTKRTMLERKPKSLLLLSELKSAKERTLGLPKKSTEVIKRNESDTVIN; encoded by the exons ATGGTTGATGGATATGTGTCTCTTTTGTATAGTATCAGTGACAAACCCTTAGAGTATTGGAGCAAGCAGCAATCTCAATCGGGTCGTATTCGTAAAATCTTAGATTCagatttattagaaaat GTTATCGAGATACAGGACTTTGAACAACCCCATGGATATGGCACCTCCATCATTTGTCCCTCTGATTCCTCCCAATTCCTGAATATCGAATTACCAGTTTTAGTTGTGGTTATAAAGAACCTAAATCTCCATTGTCGTCTGCAAGTGCAG GTGGCAGATAACCAAAATTGCCAGCATCATTTTCAATTTACGAACGCGGAGTCAGAAAAACAAAACTCCAAGGGTGTCATTTGTCGCGTCAAAGTAAAATTTGAGACCGGTTGGAATAAATTAGAACTGGACCTATCGAGTCTAACGCAAACTGCCTTCAAGCAACAATACGCTATAACTCAGAGGATTCAAATTTGCGGTAATTGTCGTTTGCGCAGAGTATACTTTATAGATAAGCACTACGAAGACCAAGAAATTTGCCCTAAATTATATCACAAGTTCTTGGATTCTTATATGTTGAAGTGGGGCATAAGAAGCGTAGAAAGATCTACTCAAACTAACTCAAAAAGAACAAAGAATCGAGTCAAAGGAAACAACAACATCAAGATCTCAAAGCACTTCAGTGCTGATAATTTAAGTAGCGGAGAAACTAGTAGTGCAAAGAATTCTAATCTACGGAAAATAACTGACGAGGATTTTCTGAGAAATTTACAGATTAAAACAGACAtaataattaatgaattttttgACAGGCAGTCCACGAAACCTCCACGTGTCTTAGAATTAAAACAGAACACCACATTGAAACCGTATGCTTTTCCAACCTTAACCTCAAAGCAGAAATCCTTCAATATTGGTATATCTGAAGATACATTGAAGAAAATCGGCGTTCTTCGGACGTTTACAGAGACCTATATATGCAACGAGGACAAACGTAAAGAGACTAATGTTCTAAAAATTATACGGGATAATTGGAAACATAGATACCTTTTCCCTCAGGAAGAATCATTGCCTAACAACGGTTTGTCCGAACAAAATACAAAGAGAACGATGTTGGAACGCAAACCGAAATCTCTGCTTCTATTGTCGGAATTAAAATCTGCGAAGGAAAGAACTTTAGGGTTGCCGAAAAAAAGCACTGAGGTGATTAAACGTAACGAAAGTGATACGGTTATCAATTAA
- the LOC126872159 gene encoding 28S ribosomal protein S18a, mitochondrial has translation MATLYRALNYLGKNILSIGQNRNISLSPITRIKEIIEKKEGNTLTIEAVIKPDPYEGRFLKPKNGACPICSSGLNIKHTDVLILNQFVRSDGCILPRRITGLCKVQQKRISSLILMAQYAGLMQRRAPGGGLLHPLQRRKWKKFNSYYCERTIKARYK, from the exons ATGGCTACGTTGTATCGCGCCTTAAATTACttaggaaaaaatatattatcgataggacaaaatagaaatatatcgTTATCTCCAATAACGCGTATTAAGGAAA tcatagaaaagaaagaaggaaacacATTAACTATTGAAGCCGTGATTAAACCAGACCCATATGAAGGGCGGTTTTTAAAACCTAAAAACGGGGCATGTCCTATTTGTTCTTCTGGTCTTAACATTAAACATACA GATGTACTTATCCTAAATCAATTTGTTAGATCAGATGGATGCATATTACCACGTAGGATTACAGGTCTTTGCAAGGTGCAACAAAAGAGAATTAGTTCATTGATCCTAATGGCTCAATATGCAG GATTAATGCAAAGGAGAGCTCCTGGAGGTGGTTTACTTCATCCTTTACAACGaaggaaatggaaaaaatttAATAGCTACTACTGTGAAAGAACTATTAAAGCTAGATATAAGTAA
- the LOC126872152 gene encoding zinc finger protein-like 1, with protein MGLCKCPKRRVTNLFCFEHRVNVCEHCMVTNHPKCIVQSYILWLHDHDYNPICTLCSVNLSEGDCVRLTCYHMYHWACLDKYARELPETTAPAGYTCPTCKERIFPDSKLVSPVADVLREKLAGVNWARAGLGLPLLSEDREQKPEQEHPSLKIETTSYQNHTLTTSSPSIATSRSVGNVNSVHSNINNVHLNNQKVGPPYSIVNIDSSMGLSQSTSRKVCEAYDDPKEISFDHDENKYRRKPAIEWFLRWWKLIVSPPTRRRNTPSPQYRRYTVLGIMVILAFIGMLILFSWLGRMATDGDPSYDLRADPNILVADKPAGI; from the exons ATGGGGCTGTGCAAGTGTCCGAAAAGAAGAGTTACAAATCTGTTTTGTTTTGAACACCGTGTCAATGTTTGTGAACATTGCATGGTTACGAATCACCCGAAG tGTATTGTTCAATCGTATATTTTGTGGCTACATGACCATGATTACAATCCAATATGTACATTATGCTCCGTAAATTTAAGCGAAGGAGATTGTGTTCGGCTAACATGCTATCACATGTATCATTGGGCATGTTTGGACAAATATGCCAGGGAATTACCAGAAACTACAGCACCAGCAGGATACACATGTCCAACTTGTAAGGAACGCATATTTCCTGACTCAAAATTGGTTTCTCCTGTGGCAGATGTATTGAGAGAAAAGTTAGCAGGAGTAAATTGGGCACGAGCTGGTTTAGGTTTACCTTtg CTCAGTGAAGACAGAGAGCAAAAACCAGAACAGGAGCATCCTTCATTGAAAATTGAGACCACTTCGTATCAGAACCACACATTAACAACTTCATCACCATCAATCGCTACATCACGTTCTGTTGGCAATGTTAACTCAGTTCACAGTAACATAAATAATGTGCATTTAAATAATCAAAAGGTTGGGCCACCTTATTCAATTGTAAATATCGATTCATCCATGGGATTGTCTCAGTCAACATCAAGAAAAGTTTGCGAAGCATATGACGATCCGAAAGAAATATCATTTGATCatgatgaaaataaatacagaagaaaGCCTGCCATCGAATGGTTCTTAAGGTGGTGGAAGTTGATAGTTAGCCCACCAACGCGACGTAGAAATACACCCAGTCCGCAATACAGGAGATATACGGTGCTAGGAATCATGGTAATATTAGCTTTCATTGGAATGTTAATTCTATTCTCGTGGCTTGGACGAATGGCTACAGACGGCGATCCAAGTTACGATCTTCGCGCGGATCCGAACATTTTAGTTGCTGATAAACCCGCTGGTATTTAA
- the LOC126872147 gene encoding uncharacterized protein LOC126872147 isoform X4, which produces MGLFGYIKRYSGIFLADVATSIGLYYLWNKGHKYLVPTVSLCGIGASYLYCHLKSRDKLTSNDVIVITGCGSGLGYSLALYCRQLGATVIAGVLQMDSPSVQKLEDEGVIVFPLDLMELNSTTGFTDSVRRTIAEKRLVTSNSETSSTYQEAKMAILTYVYVFAVLFIADSMQSSYVPCNAGPSPVSVEILGCSSLPCNLVRGKTVEANVVFNAVENTKSLKPVVDVQLGSGHIPYVLPEQNACKSLVSGQCPLQKGQSATYQLKMPVEKSYPRISLTIQLSLVDEQNKPQVCFKIPAKVVD; this is translated from the exons atggGATTATTTGGATATATCAAGAGGTACTCTGGGATATTCCTAGCAGATGTAGCGACTTCGATAGGCCTTTATTATTTATGGAACAAGGGACATAAGTACTTGGTTCCAACGGTGTCCTTATGCGGTATCG GTGCCTCTTACCTATATTGCCATCTAAAATCTCGAGACAAACTGACTTCGAATGATGTGATTGTCATAACTGGCTGCGGTTCAGGGTTAGGATACAGTCTGGCTCTGTATTGCCGACAACTGGGGGCAACTGTAATAGCGGGTGTATTACAAATGGATAGTCCCTCGGTTCAAAAACTAGAAGATGAAGGAGTAATCGTTTTCCCTTTAGATCTCATGGAACTGAATAGCACTACAGGTTTCACGGATTCCGTTCGTCGTACTATAGCGGAAAAAAGATTAG TTACTTCGAACAGTGAAACGAGCAGCACATACCAAGAAGCAAAAATGGCAATCCTCACCTATG TGTACGTCTTCGCGGTGCTCTTCATCGCCGATTCGATGCAATCATCGTACGTGCCCTGTAATGCCGGTCCATCCCCCGTGAGCGTGGAGATCTTGGGATGTTCCTCTTTGCCCTGCAATTTAGTGAGAGGAAAGACCGTTGAGGCTAACGTTGTTTTCAATGCTG tCGAGAATACAAAATCCCTGAAGCCAGTAGTAGATGTCCAACTTGGAAGTGGCCATATCCCATACGTATTACCGGAACAAAATGCCTGCAAGAGTCTTGTAAGTGGACAGTGTCCATTGCAGAAAGGACAATCAGCTACCTAccaattgaaaatgcccgttgAAAAGAGCTACCCAAGGATCTCTCTGACTATCCAACTGTCTTTGGTCGATGAACAAAACAAACCCCAAGTATGCTTCAAGATCCCAGCGAAGGTTGTCGACTGA
- the LOC126872147 gene encoding retinol dehydrogenase 7 isoform X3 produces MGLFGYIKRYSGIFLADVATSIGLYYLWNKGHKYLVPTVSLCGIGASYLYCHLKSRDKLTSNDVIVITGCGSGLGYSLALYCRQLGATVIAGVLQMDSPSVQKLEDEGVIVFPLDLMELNSTTGFTDSVRRTIAEKRLVLRCVINNAAVMVFGEFEWQTYGQLKNQLEVNFLGAMIVTQELMPIIRAHYSRIIVVSSHCKTQPIPGASVYSGTKAAISAWATGLRVELKKYGIRVVSVVPGSFIKESNIFTRQADHFEAMKWVMPKEVQKFYGEYLYRYMKYFSSLVKNTTVQTIRDGRIYEIFEGALLDRYPSATYKNESWRYAIYHTLFTITPTFLRDRLVERFVHAPAWTKEDAEKSVKSAQKAMNGLYNKYNGQD; encoded by the exons atggGATTATTTGGATATATCAAGAGGTACTCTGGGATATTCCTAGCAGATGTAGCGACTTCGATAGGCCTTTATTATTTATGGAACAAGGGACATAAGTACTTGGTTCCAACGGTGTCCTTATGCGGTATCG GTGCCTCTTACCTATATTGCCATCTAAAATCTCGAGACAAACTGACTTCGAATGATGTGATTGTCATAACTGGCTGCGGTTCAGGGTTAGGATACAGTCTGGCTCTGTATTGCCGACAACTGGGGGCAACTGTAATAGCGGGTGTATTACAAATGGATAGTCCCTCGGTTCAAAAACTAGAAGATGAAGGAGTAATCGTTTTCCCTTTAGATCTCATGGAACTGAATAGCACTACAGGTTTCACGGATTCCGTTCGTCGTACTATAGCGGAAAAAAGATTAG TGTTACGATGTGTAATCAATAACGCAGCCGTGATGGTCTTCGGCGAATTCGAATGGCAAACGTATGGGCAGCTTAAGAATCAGTTGGAAGTTAACTTTCTTGGTGCTATGATAGTCACGCAAGAATTGATGCCGATTATCCGCGCCCATTATAGTCGGATTATCGTAGTCTCAAGCCACTGTAAGACGCAGCCAATTCCAGGAGCTTCGGTTTATAGTGGAACCAAGGCTGCTATTAGCGCCTGGGCCACAGGCCTTAGGGTGGAGTTGAAGAAGTATGGCATCAGAGTTGTTAGCGTCGTTCCTG GTTCCTTCATTAAAGAGAGCAATATATTTACTCGACAAGCTGACCACTTTGAGGCGATGAAGTGGGTGATGCCCAAAGAGGTACAAAAGTTTTATGGTGAATACTTATATagatatatgaaatatttctcgTCCCTGGTGAAAAATACAACTGTACAAACGATACGGGACGGTCGTATCTATGAAATCTTCGAAGGCGCTCTTCTGGACAGATATCCATCGGCAACCTACAA GAATGAATCATGGCGTTATGCGATTTACCATACCTTGTTCACAATCACACCAACCTTTTTGCGTGATCGACTGGTCGAGAGGTTCGTACATGCCCCTGCATGGACGAAAGAGGATGCTGAAAAATCTGTGAAAAGCGCCCAGAAAGCGATGAATGGATTGTATAATAAGTACAATGGGCAAGATTAA
- the LOC126872147 gene encoding retinol dehydrogenase 7 isoform X1 gives MGLFGYIKRYSGIFLADVATSIGLYYLWNKGHKYLVPTVSLCGIGASYLYCHLKSRDKLTSNDVIVITGCGSGLGYSLALYCRQLGATVIAGVLQMDSPSVQKLEDEGVIVFPLDLMELNSTTGFTDSVRRTIAEKRLVLRCVINNAAVMVFGEFEWQTYGQLKNQLEVNFLGAMIVTQELMPIIRAHYSRIIVVSSHCKTQPIPGASVYSGTKAAISAWATGLRVELKKYGIRVVSVVPGNQGSFIKESNIFTRQADHFEAMKWVMPKEVQKFYGEYLYRYMKYFSSLVKNTTVQTIRDGRIYEIFEGALLDRYPSATYKNESWRYAIYHTLFTITPTFLRDRLVERFVHAPAWTKEDAEKSVKSAQKAMNGLYNKYNGQD, from the exons atggGATTATTTGGATATATCAAGAGGTACTCTGGGATATTCCTAGCAGATGTAGCGACTTCGATAGGCCTTTATTATTTATGGAACAAGGGACATAAGTACTTGGTTCCAACGGTGTCCTTATGCGGTATCG GTGCCTCTTACCTATATTGCCATCTAAAATCTCGAGACAAACTGACTTCGAATGATGTGATTGTCATAACTGGCTGCGGTTCAGGGTTAGGATACAGTCTGGCTCTGTATTGCCGACAACTGGGGGCAACTGTAATAGCGGGTGTATTACAAATGGATAGTCCCTCGGTTCAAAAACTAGAAGATGAAGGAGTAATCGTTTTCCCTTTAGATCTCATGGAACTGAATAGCACTACAGGTTTCACGGATTCCGTTCGTCGTACTATAGCGGAAAAAAGATTAG TGTTACGATGTGTAATCAATAACGCAGCCGTGATGGTCTTCGGCGAATTCGAATGGCAAACGTATGGGCAGCTTAAGAATCAGTTGGAAGTTAACTTTCTTGGTGCTATGATAGTCACGCAAGAATTGATGCCGATTATCCGCGCCCATTATAGTCGGATTATCGTAGTCTCAAGCCACTGTAAGACGCAGCCAATTCCAGGAGCTTCGGTTTATAGTGGAACCAAGGCTGCTATTAGCGCCTGGGCCACAGGCCTTAGGGTGGAGTTGAAGAAGTATGGCATCAGAGTTGTTAGCGTCGTTCCTGGTAACCAAG GTTCCTTCATTAAAGAGAGCAATATATTTACTCGACAAGCTGACCACTTTGAGGCGATGAAGTGGGTGATGCCCAAAGAGGTACAAAAGTTTTATGGTGAATACTTATATagatatatgaaatatttctcgTCCCTGGTGAAAAATACAACTGTACAAACGATACGGGACGGTCGTATCTATGAAATCTTCGAAGGCGCTCTTCTGGACAGATATCCATCGGCAACCTACAA GAATGAATCATGGCGTTATGCGATTTACCATACCTTGTTCACAATCACACCAACCTTTTTGCGTGATCGACTGGTCGAGAGGTTCGTACATGCCCCTGCATGGACGAAAGAGGATGCTGAAAAATCTGTGAAAAGCGCCCAGAAAGCGATGAATGGATTGTATAATAAGTACAATGGGCAAGATTAA
- the LOC126872147 gene encoding retinol dehydrogenase 7 isoform X2, whose amino-acid sequence MGLFGYIKRYSGIFLADVATSIGLYYLWNKGHKYLVPTVSLCGIGASYLYCHLKSRDKLTSNDVIVITGCGSGLGYSLALYCRQLGATVIAGVLQMDSPSVQKLEDEGVIVFPLDLMELNSTTGFTDSVRRTIAEKRLVLRCVINNAAVMVFGEFEWQTYGQLKNQLEVNFLGAMIVTQELMPIIRAHYSRIIVVSSHCKTQPIPGASVYSGTKAAISAWATGLRVELKKYGIRVVSVVPGNQGSFIKESNIFTRQADHFEAMKWVMPKEVQKFYGEYLYRYMKYFSSLVKNTTVQTIRDGRIYEIFEGALLDRYPSATYKNESWRYAIYHTLFTITPTFLRDRLVERFVHAPAWTKEDAEKSVKSAQKAMNGLYNNYFEQ is encoded by the exons atggGATTATTTGGATATATCAAGAGGTACTCTGGGATATTCCTAGCAGATGTAGCGACTTCGATAGGCCTTTATTATTTATGGAACAAGGGACATAAGTACTTGGTTCCAACGGTGTCCTTATGCGGTATCG GTGCCTCTTACCTATATTGCCATCTAAAATCTCGAGACAAACTGACTTCGAATGATGTGATTGTCATAACTGGCTGCGGTTCAGGGTTAGGATACAGTCTGGCTCTGTATTGCCGACAACTGGGGGCAACTGTAATAGCGGGTGTATTACAAATGGATAGTCCCTCGGTTCAAAAACTAGAAGATGAAGGAGTAATCGTTTTCCCTTTAGATCTCATGGAACTGAATAGCACTACAGGTTTCACGGATTCCGTTCGTCGTACTATAGCGGAAAAAAGATTAG TGTTACGATGTGTAATCAATAACGCAGCCGTGATGGTCTTCGGCGAATTCGAATGGCAAACGTATGGGCAGCTTAAGAATCAGTTGGAAGTTAACTTTCTTGGTGCTATGATAGTCACGCAAGAATTGATGCCGATTATCCGCGCCCATTATAGTCGGATTATCGTAGTCTCAAGCCACTGTAAGACGCAGCCAATTCCAGGAGCTTCGGTTTATAGTGGAACCAAGGCTGCTATTAGCGCCTGGGCCACAGGCCTTAGGGTGGAGTTGAAGAAGTATGGCATCAGAGTTGTTAGCGTCGTTCCTGGTAACCAAG GTTCCTTCATTAAAGAGAGCAATATATTTACTCGACAAGCTGACCACTTTGAGGCGATGAAGTGGGTGATGCCCAAAGAGGTACAAAAGTTTTATGGTGAATACTTATATagatatatgaaatatttctcgTCCCTGGTGAAAAATACAACTGTACAAACGATACGGGACGGTCGTATCTATGAAATCTTCGAAGGCGCTCTTCTGGACAGATATCCATCGGCAACCTACAA GAATGAATCATGGCGTTATGCGATTTACCATACCTTGTTCACAATCACACCAACCTTTTTGCGTGATCGACTGGTCGAGAGGTTCGTACATGCCCCTGCATGGACGAAAGAGGATGCTGAAAAATCTGTGAAAAGCGCCCAGAAAGCGATGAATGGATTGTATAATAA TTACTTCGAACAGTGA